The genomic window AGGGCAATGTGCCCGCGTTTTCACGTTGACCGCATGCCCTGCCGTCTGCTCACCACGTACCACGGCAGTGCGACCGAGTGGCTGCCGCACAACAAGGTGAACCGCTCCAAACTCGGCGCCCGCAGCGGCGGCAAACCCGATGCCGTGTCGGGCCTGTATCAGAGTCCAGCCGATATCCAGCAGCTCGACACCGGCGACGTCGCCCTGATCAAGGGCGCGCTCTGGCATGACGATGAGACCACTGGCCTGGTGCACCGCTCGCCCGCTGTTGCACCAGGTGAGCGCAGGTTGCTGCTGTCATTGGATTTTGCCGATTGAACCATCAGGCCACGCTGGCGGTGCCGCCCGAGGCTACACACACCCGAAACACATGCGCGCTCCACCACCACGCGGACGCGCACAACACACCACCCAGAGACACCATGCCATGAAGCCCGACATTCACCCCGAGTACCGCGACGTGCTGTTTCACGACACCGGCGCCGACACCTACTTTCTCGTTGGCTCAACCATCGCGACCACCCGAACCGCCGAGTACGAGGGGCACACCTATCCGTACGTCCCCATCGACATTTCGAGCGCGTCTCACCCGGTGTACACGGGCAAGCACCGTGTCAGGCAGAACGACGGGCGGATTGCGAAGTTCAACAAGCGCTTCGCGCAAAAGCCGACGTCCTGACCGAGTACCCAAAGCCTGGCGGGTCGCCAGATCCGTGTGCTGTGTGCCTGTGTGGCACCCGAGCACACGCCTGCGACCGCGCGTTGGGCAACGCGGCGTCCGCCTCAACGCGGCTCGGGCCGCGTCAACAGAAACGTTGAGACCGACAGAAAGATCAGCGTGATACCGCCAAGCACCCACAAGCTCGAGAGTGTGAAATAGAGAAACACCCAGCTCGCGACCAGCATGACGATGGCGACTGTCTTGTTCTTGCGAGACACGGCCCCTTGCTCCTCCCAGTTGGTCAACAGGTTCCCGAAGTGCGGGTGCGAGTACAACCAGCGGTGCAGTCGCTCAGAGCCCCGTGCCGAGCACCACGCCGCAAGCAACAGGAACGGCACGGTGGGAATGCCGGGCAAGAAAACGCCGATGATTGCGAGCCCGACAAACACGTAAGCGGCAATCAGAAAAAAGACGCGTTTCATGCAGCGTGTGTCGGCGTGTCGCGATCGGGTTCGCCCGTGCGCGGCTGCGCGATCCACCACAGGTTGCCGCAGGGGTCCACCACGCCAGCCATGAGGTCGCCATGGGGCCTGATATTCGGTGCCATGACGCTGACAGCGCCGGCTCGCAAGGCTGCCGTGTAGACACCCTCGACGGTCTCCACAAACAGGTGCATCTGCGACACATTGGCGGAGAACGCCGCCGTTGCCTGATTCAGCATCAGAATGGAATCCCCGATGCGAACGCGTGCGTGTTGCACCGTGCCATCCGCGTAGCGGTCTTCCTTGACGACCTCGCCATCGAACACCGTCACGGTGAACGCAATCAGCGCATCCGCGTCCGTCACGGTGAAGTAGGGCGTTATCGTGCCAAGGGCTGGGGGTGCTGTCATGTCAGACCTCCTGCTGTGTTGAAAGACAACGCCGACGTGCCAGGGCGCGTGCGTGCTCGCCCCGCTGAGGGTACTCGCGCACCACAATGAGCGCATGCAGGCACACCTGAACTGGCCCCACCGAGGGTGTCAGGTAACGCCATAACGTGCTCGCGGGTCAGCCTCGGGCCGCCCCGCGTGCGGACGTGGCCCTGCGCGTCATTGCCACACCGTCTCGCGTGGTGCACGCCGACGTGGCCGGCGTTGGCCAGCCCACCCCCGACCGGTGACTCAAGCCGGATCACCGGTCGCCTGAACAGACCGCGCGGTTGTGCCACCTGGGCGGTTGCGAGCACGTCCGGCTCGCGCGTCAACCGGCACCGCACACGGTTGCCGCCGTATCCCCGCGCGTCGTGCGTGTGGTCGATACGGTACGACACACCGTCACACACCGCATCGAGGGTCTGGCTCAACGCGGCAGGCACCACGTGCTTCAGCCTCGACTGGGTTGCCACTGCCCTGTCCGGCCACCGCAAGCCACCCACGTGCCGGCGTGTTTCCGAGTGGAACGCGGTGTCAAGGTGGGTCGCGCCCACTTGTCTCGCGACCAACACACTGGCCCCTTGCACCGCGACTACGCCGCCATCAGCTTTGCCGCCGTTGCCTGCGTGGCATCCCAGAGTGGGACATCCAGCAGTGTGGCGAGCTGCGCCGCATCGTCACGCAGGGCCACGATCTTGCCGTGGTCGACCACGTTCAACCGGCTGCCGTCGTGTTTGACGAGGTTGAGCTCGTAGCTGTAGTACGTGTGGTTCTTGCCGCTGCACCGCTCTCGAATCAGTTGCACGGCGTGGATCTCGTCCAGCCGACAGTGCGCTTGCAGGGTTTCGATGCCGTGGCCACCGTGCCGGGCCCGCCCCTGCCAGTAGTAGCCGAGCGTTCGATCAAAGTGCCGAGGCTGGAGCCAGCTGCGCAGGATCAGCACGCCTGCACCGGCAAACACCAGGCCGAACAGCAACCCGAACGCAACCGCCAGAGGCCCTTCGGACGACGCTTGCGATCCGATCGCCACCGCCGCACCGACGCCAACCACAATGAAGACCGCCGGAAAGGCGAGCGCCCAGCGCCGCGGTACAAAGGCGACGTGCCACGTGCTGTGGGACCTCAGCACGTGGGTGTGCAGGTTCGTGCCACCGCCCTTGAGCGGTGTCCACGCGGTGTGCAAGGCCACGTCGTCGCCAAGGCTCGTCGGGTCGAATGCCGTGTTGGCGCTCGCACCGACTTCGGCGATCACCCTGACGATTCGGTCAACCAAACGCATGCGCTGTCTCCTGCTCCCGCGAAGGGCGTCTTTTCGCCGTTGCACGAAGGACGCCGGCCAATCCCCCGTTGCACGGGTGGCAACCGCCCGCGTCACCCACCGAGCGCCACCACAGCCCGGGCTCCGATCGCGAGCGAGGCCGTCAACCCCGGCGACTCGATGCCGTAGAGCCCGATGTAGCCCGGGACACCGTGATGCGTTTCGTCGGATAGTTGGAAGTCGGCGGCAGGCTCGCCCGGACCGGCAATCTTCGGGCGAACACCGGCGTAGTCGGGCCGCAGGCTGTTGGCCGGCAGACCTGGCCAGTAACGGCGTATGGCGGTGTCGAAAAGGCTCGCCGAGGCAGGGTCAACGCTGTACTCCGGCGCTCTGACCCACTGCACGTCCGGCCCGAAGCGCGCCTGGCCGTCGAGGTCCAGGGTCAGGTGGATGCCGAGGCCGCCGGGTTGCGGCACGGGGTAGATGAGGCGCGAGAACGGCGCCCGTATGCCGCAGCGAAAATACTGGCCCTTGGCATAGTAGGCCGTCGGCACGGTGTCGGACGGCAGGCCCTCAATGGCCCTGGCCAGCGGTATGGCGCCGAGCCCGGCCGCGTTGATCAACTCCCGACAACAGAGCGGTTCCACCTCACCGTCGATACGCAGGCGGAAACCGTCAAACACACATTCGGCGCTGGTCACACGGCTCCGGCGTGCGAACGCGCCGCCGGCGTCCTCAATGTCGCCGAGGTAGGCGAGCATCAAGCCGTGGCTGTCTACAACACCGGTAGAGGGCGAGTGCAGCACACCGGCGCACTGCAAGTGCGGCTCGAG from Pseudomonadota bacterium includes these protein-coding regions:
- a CDS encoding type B 50S ribosomal protein L31 translates to MKPDIHPEYRDVLFHDTGADTYFLVGSTIATTRTAEYEGHTYPYVPIDISSASHPVYTGKHRVRQNDGRIAKFNKRFAQKPTS
- a CDS encoding YbaN family protein; the encoded protein is MKRVFFLIAAYVFVGLAIIGVFLPGIPTVPFLLLAAWCSARGSERLHRWLYSHPHFGNLLTNWEEQGAVSRKNKTVAIVMLVASWVFLYFTLSSLWVLGGITLIFLSVSTFLLTRPEPR
- a CDS encoding VOC family protein, with protein sequence MTAPPALGTITPYFTVTDADALIAFTVTVFDGEVVKEDRYADGTVQHARVRIGDSILMLNQATAAFSANVSQMHLFVETVEGVYTAALRAGAVSVMAPNIRPHGDLMAGVVDPCGNLWWIAQPRTGEPDRDTPTHAA
- a CDS encoding NAD(P)/FAD-dependent oxidoreductase — protein: MHRVETVVVGAGVVGLACARALAQAGREVVLLDAAEDIGTGVSARSSEVIHGGLYYPPGSLKATLCVEGKALLYRYCDAHGVGHRRCGKWLVASDEAEWAQLERIRENAAENGVTDLEPVSREAVRALEPHLQCAGVLHSPSTGVVDSHGLMLAYLGDIEDAGGAFARRSRVTSAECVFDGFRLRIDGEVEPLCCRELINAAGLGAIPLARAIEGLPSDTVPTAYYAKGQYFRCGIRAPFSRLIYPVPQPGGLGIHLTLDLDGQARFGPDVQWVRAPEYSVDPASASLFDTAIRRYWPGLPANSLRPDYAGVRPKIAGPGEPAADFQLSDETHHGVPGYIGLYGIESPGLTASLAIGARAVVALGG